Genomic segment of Myxococcus stipitatus:
CTGGCCCTGGGGACCCTCCTTGGAGAGCCGTCGGTTGAAGGGGTCGTAGGTGTAGCGCCAGACGGCGCCGTCCGGGCGGGTCACCGACTCCAGGCGGCCCCGGGTGTCCCACGTGTAGCGCCAGGCGGCCTGCACCGTGGGAGAGCTCCGGTCCGTCAGTTGGGTGACTCGCCCCCCGGTGTCATACGCATAGGAGAGGCTGTCCTGCGCGAGCAGGCGTCCTCCCGCGGCGAGCTCCCGCTCGTCCTTGTGCGGAGGAATCGTCTTCGTGGGCCTGCCCGGTGGCGCCGCCTCGGAGGTCTCGACCCGGACGAGGTGCCCCGCGCCATCGCGCACGTACTGCTCCCGCCCCTCCGCATCGGAGAAGGACGTGAGCCAGCCTGCCGCGTCGTACGAATACTCCGAGGTCCCCCAGCGATTGTCGGTGACGCGGGTGGGCCGCCCCATCGTGTCGTACTGGCTGCGCCGGTCCACGCTGGTCCCGGAGCCTCCAGCGAGCAGCACCTCCTTGCGGATGGGCCGGTGCTGGGTGTCATAGGCGCTCCGCACCTGTGCACCACCGGGGAGCACCCGCGAGGTCTCTCGACCTATCCCATCCCGCTTGAATTGGATCCGCTGCCCCCCCACGGCCATCGCGGCGAGGCGCCCGTCGCGGTCGTAGTCGTAGCGGGTATCGTGGCCCAGGCTCGTCTTCCGCTCGAGCACCCGCCCCATCGGGTCGAACGTGCGCTCCACCACGAAGTCATTCGACTTCTCGACGAGCTTGCGGCCCAGGGCATCCCGCTCGTACGTCAGCTCGACCTGCGCGTCCGCGACGCGGGTCAGCCGGCCCAGCGCATCATGGGCGATGTCGACCGTGGCGCCGTCGGCATAGATGACCTGCGTCGGCAGCCCGAGCAGGTCATGGGCGAAGCGCGTCGTCCGCCCCGCCTCCGTGCGCTCCGAGAGGTTGCCGCCCTTGTCGTAGGCATAGAGCACCTCCCGGCCGTCTGCGGTGACTTCCCGGGACAGGCGTCCATCCTCGTCATACTCGAAGGAGTGGCTCTCGCCCGCCGCGTTGATGACCTCGGTCAGGAGCGAAGGCTCCTGGCTCCACTGGTAGCGGAGCACCTGGGCGCCATGGGTGAACTGGGTGAGCCGCCGGCTGCACCCGGAGCGTCGGTAGACGAAGATGGAGCCATCCGGACGGACAGCGCGCAGCAACAGCCCGCCCGCGTCGTACTCGAACCGGGTGCGGCGCTCATCGGAGTGGAGCACGGAGACGAGCAGCCCGCGCGCATCGTACTCGCGGCGAGTCATGTCCCCCTGAGGGGTCAGGGAGTCGAGCAGCTCGCCGAGGGGGCCGTAGGTATAGGTCCACGGCCCGGACATGACGCCGGACTCCCTCAGCACGTCGCCGTTCACATCGTGCGTGAAGCGGCGCCGTCCCCCATCCGGATAGTCGAGCTGGACCAGATCCCCACGCTCGTCCCACGAGAACGTCCACTGATGGCCCAACGGGTTGATGATGGCCTCGAGCCTGGCCTCGCGGGTGTACTTCCGCTGCCACGCACCGCCCATGGCATCGGTGAAGCGCACGAGCTGGTGGTGGGCATTGAAGGCATACAGCGACTTGCCCTCGGGTCCCGTGACGGCACGGAAGTGACTGGCCTCGTCGTACTCGAAGGCGCGGACGGCGCCGCCGGGCTCGGCGATGCTCACCTGTCGCCCCAGGTCGTCGAACTGGGAGGCCCACACGCGGCCCAGCGGGGTCGTGGTCCGCTCCACCTGTCCGGCCGCCGAGTACTCGTAGCTCCACGTCGCGCCACGGCTGTCCGTGACCCGGGTCATGCGCTTCGCGGGCAGATACTCGAGCGTCTTCTCGTCGAAGCCGTCCTGTCCACGCGCCTGGGTGCAGCGCCCCTGGATGTCGAACGTGAACGTCCACACCGCGCCGGTGCGAGTCACCTCGCGGACCATCCGCCCCGCGGAGTCATATGCATAGGAGCTCGTGAAGCCGGCGCCGTCGATGACCTCCGTCAGCCGACCGTCGACGTAGCGATAGCGAACGAGGGGTGCCGCGGAGCGCGTGGCGTCTCCATGGAGCGCCGCCAGCCTCCCCGTGCCGTCATACGCGAGATGGAAGGCCCGCCGGCTGCGCCGCTCCCGGAGCGCGACGATGCGCCCGCGGGCATCGTGCTCCACGTCCACGCCCTCGCCCGTGACGTCCTGCACGCTCACCAGAGGGGACCACCTGCCATCCGTCCTGTCGCGGAAGAGGTATCGCACCACGCTCTGGCCGTCCGGCGTCCAGGCCGTGACGACGAGCTGTGCCTCCTCGCGCCGCAGCTCCATGAATGCGCCGGGGTTGCGGACGGCCTGCCCCTGGGCAAGGACACCCTGGCGATCATCGAAGGTGTACTCGCTCTCTCCTTCGCGGGAGAGCATGCGGTAACCCTCGAGATCTCGCCGGATCCTCATCTCGTAGGGAGAGAACCACCCGGGGCCCAGCATGCCTCCCGATTCAGGGAGCATGGCCGTGCTGTAGCGCCGGCCAAACGAGACATTCACGCGACCGCGCAGGACCCGGTCCGTCATCTCGTGAAACAACACCCCGGTCACGACATCAATCGGGTGCCCGACCGAAACTCGCTGTGTCATGACTTGAATTCCTTCTCGGGACACCTTCGCCTGGAGCGCGCCCATCCGTTGTTCACGAGGAGGGCGCCGGTGGGCTCGTGGATGTTGATGACGGATGCGGTCAGCTCGAGCGTGAATCAGCCAGGGATTGAGAGGACATCAACATCAGTCCTCCGCTGCGGAGTGCTGGCGGCACTCTCCCCTCGGGCTTCCCCAGTCAGTTGATCTTGATGAGGGCGCCGGTGATTTCGTGGATGCCAATGGCCGAGGAGGTCAGCTTGGGCGCGGAGATGGCCGCCCCGGCGGCCTCCAGCTTCACCGTGCTCTGCTGGGCCCCCAGGCTCACTTCCTTGCCGCCATTGACCTCCACCGTGCCGTCGCTCTTGAGCTTGATGCTCGCCGCGCCGCAGACGAGCGACAGCTCCTGGACCGCCGTCACTTCAATCTTGTTCCCGTCGATGACCATCTGACCCGAGGAGTTGTGCAGCGCCACCTTCTTGCTGGTGCCCTCGATGGTGATGCTCTCCTCGAGCGTGATGCTGCACTCCCCCTGCTTGGCCTGGAGCTGCACATCGCCCGTCATCACGAACTTCTTGGTGGCGTGCTGAGACTTGTCCCCCGTGACCTCCAGCGTGTCGTTCCCGCCGATGGTCTCCTCGCGCTTGCCCGTGACGGTGAGCTTCTCCAGCGTGTTCACGGTGGCGTCGCGGCCCGCCTTCAGCGTGAGCTTCTCCTTCCCCGTCACATCCTCGGTTCGCGCGCCGGTGATGGTGATGGTCTCGTCCTTGTCCACCGTCTCGGTGCGCTTGCCATGGACAGTGGTCGTCTCGTCCTTGTCCACCGTCTTGGTGCGATTGCCCTTCACCGACATCGTCTGCTCGCCGCCCACCGTCTCCGTCTGAGAACCATCCACCGAGTTCGTCTGGTTCGCCTTCACCGACGTGCTGTGGTTGTTCAGCACCACTTCGTTGAAGTCCTTCTGCGCGTGCAGGAAGATTTCTTCCGCGTCCTTCGCGTCCTCGAAACGCAGCTCGTTGAAACCATCGCTGTCCTTCGAGCTGGAGGTGCGGATGGTGCTGCGCGTCTTGTGCTGGGGGAGCGGGTACGGCGGCGTGTTCTTCCCGTTGTACACACTGCCCACCACGATGGGACGGTCCGGGTCTCCCTCCAGGAAGTCCACCAGCACTTCCATCCCGATGCGCGGCAGGAAGACGAAGCCCCACCCCAGCCCCGCCCACGCCTGCACCACGCGCAGGAAACAGGAGCTCTTCTCGTCCCGCTTGCCCTGCCGGTCCCAGTGGAACTGCACCTTCACGCGACCATGCTCGTCGGTGTGGATCTCCTCGCTCGCGGGGCCCACCACCGTCGCCGTCTGCAACCCCGCCATGCGCGCCCGGGGCCGCCGGCGCGGGGCCCGGAAGGACACATCCAGCGGGATGCACTCGAACGTGTTGTGGTAGCGGTCCGACACCTCGCCCGCGGGCCTCCGCGCGTGGGAGTCGTCCGTGAGCTCCTCGGGAGCCCGGCCATGGTGCTCCACGTGCGTCAGCAGGTACCACTGGTCGAGCGCGGTGTGTCCATGCCCCGTCAGCTCGAACATGTAGCCCGGCGTGAAGCCCGTGACGTAGCCCAGGCCCCTGCCGCGCTTGCCCTCCGCGTGCAAGGCTTGACGGCGCAGCTGCTCCTGCTTCTGCGCCGGCTCGTACTTGTACTTCTTCTCCCCCGCGTCATACGGGCCCAACAACGGTGCGGGGTACTCGTAGGATTCGCGGTCGCGCCCCAGCACATCCTGGGCCCGGGACTCCCTCGTCAAGTCGTAGTCCGGGTGCGTCCAGTTGAAGTCTCGCACGACCACGCTGGTGGTGTGCATCTGCTGTGAGAAGTCGAAGGTGCGCAGGCACTCATCCGCCGCCGTGGCGGCCTCTGGACCCCGCACCGTGATGGGCGAGCCCTTCACCGCCTCGCAGGAAGGACACTGCTCGTTCTCCTCCTGGAGGACCAGCTCCTCCTTCTCCCCCGAGTGGTCGAAGTAGAAGAAGATGCCCTCCTCCTCCATGAGCCTCAGGAGGAAGTCGAGGTCTGTCTCCTGGTACTGCACGCAGTACTCGCGCGGCAGGTACTCGCGGTTGAGCTCGATTCGGAAGGGTCGCTCGAAGGGCTGCAAGCCCTGGGTGAGCACCTCCTCCAATATCTCCGGCACCTTCTTCTCTTGGAAGATGCGGTTGTCCTTGCGCTGCGACAGGGCCCACAGCGCGGGGACGACATGGGCTCGCGCCAGCAGGTGCCCCGCCTGTGTCCCCGTGTGCTCTACACGGTGGACGATTCCGCACAGACGTCGGGCTCCCGCGTCATGGGAGATGAGGACCTCGGCCGACGAGCCCAACAGCCCGTCGATGTCCGCGCCGAGGTGCTCGTTCGCCAGGTCCACCGTGCAGGTATAGAGCTCCGAAAGCCCTTCCCTCGCATGCAACTCCACCACGCGCCATCCGGCCGCCGGGTCCGCGTTGGAGGTGAAGGAGAAGCGGACCTTGTCCAGGGGGGACTCGCCCGCGATGGCATTGACCACCTGGGACAGGGCGCCCAGGGCCCCCGAAGCGCCCAGCGCCCCGAGGGCCTGGCTCGCCACGCCTGATGCCTGATGGACGGCCTGTTCGACGCGCCGCGCCTGCTGCACCGCGTTCTGGACCTGGGGAATCTGCGACAGGGCATTCTCCAACGGCTGCCTGACCTGTTGGATGGGTACATTCCCTTCGCGAGCCTGCTGAACCGCCTGACCGGCGCCTTTCGCCACCTGCGCAGATTTCTGGACGTGGTGCATCACGTCGTCTGAGTCCGACACGTGGCCTCCCCCGGGAAGTCGAGATTCTTCCTAGCGCCTTTCATATCGCATGACGTTCCTGGACAGAAAGGTGGCTCATCTCAAAAATGAATGACTCGCCGGATGTCACACAGACCGGTTACACTCATCAACGACATGCGGCGCAAGCTCCAGGAACTGCAGGACACGCTCAGCGGCTTTGTCGACCAGCGCGACCACTTGCTGCTCGTGGTGGGCAGCACCGAAGGAGAAGCCGCGTGGGTCCTCAAGACGCTCCAGGGGCTCGATCAAGAGACCCCGTCTGACCTCTTCCTCCTCTTCGCACACGACGCCCAGAACGCGGCGCAGTACGTCACCGCCCTCGTGGCCAACCTGGAAGCACAGCTCGAGGGGGTCAACCTGGCGCGACAGGAGAAAGGCGAGGAGCGCTGGCCTCCCCTCCCCAGTGGTTGCCAGGACATGCGCCAGGCGCCCGCCGCGCGCCTGCGCGCCGCCATCGAACACATGCGCGGGTTGCTTCCCTCGGACGGAGATCACCGCCTCGTCTGGGTGATGATGCCACTGAAGATTGAAGACCGGGTGAGTTATTCACAACTGGTGGGCCAGCTGCTGCCTCACGATGGATTCCAGCCATGGATGCGCTCGCTGCGCATCGTCGTGCGGGATGACCGGCAGGCCCCGTTCCTCGTCCCCGCACTGCGCAAGCTCGGGGTGACGGGCGCGCTCGTCTATGAACCGGACCTCAGCACGGCGGCGCTGACGGACAGCCTGGCCCAGGAATCGGTGGACCCCGCGACGCCCGTGCCCGAGCGGATGCAGGCCCTGCTGCAACTGGCCGCGCTGGACTATTCGTACAAGCGCTACCCGGCGGCGGCGGAGAAGTATGCCTTGCTGCACGCCTACTACGCCGAGCATGGGCCGAAGGAGTTGCAAGCCCTCTGCTTGCAAGGCGCGGGGGATGTCTTGCGCGCGGTGGGCAAGCTCGAGCAGGCCAAGGAGCGCTACCAGCAAGGGCTGGCGGTGGCCGTGAACACCCTGGCGTTGCCCATTCTCATCAACCTCTCCATGGCCGCTGGGGATGTGAGCCTGGAGCTGAAACAGTACGCCGACGCGGAAGGATATTTCGACATCACGGACCGCGTCGCGACCAAGGCCCTCAATCCCTTTCCCAAAGCGGATGCAATGGAGAAGGTGGGTGTCTCGCGCCAGCTCCGCAAGGACATGGGCAAGGCCGTGGTGGCATGGAAGGACGCCGCGACGTTCTGTCGCTCCGTGGAGTACACCGTGCGGTTGCGCTCGGTGCTCCAGCGCCTGGAAAAGGCCTACGGCGCGGCGGGGATGGCGGCGGAGCAGCGAGCGTGCAAGAAAGAATTGCAGGGATTGC
This window contains:
- a CDS encoding type VI secretion system Vgr family protein, which translates into the protein MASQALGALGASGALGALSQVVNAIAGESPLDKVRFSFTSNADPAAGWRVVELHAREGLSELYTCTVDLANEHLGADIDGLLGSSAEVLISHDAGARRLCGIVHRVEHTGTQAGHLLARAHVVPALWALSQRKDNRIFQEKKVPEILEEVLTQGLQPFERPFRIELNREYLPREYCVQYQETDLDFLLRLMEEEGIFFYFDHSGEKEELVLQEENEQCPSCEAVKGSPITVRGPEAATAADECLRTFDFSQQMHTTSVVVRDFNWTHPDYDLTRESRAQDVLGRDRESYEYPAPLLGPYDAGEKKYKYEPAQKQEQLRRQALHAEGKRGRGLGYVTGFTPGYMFELTGHGHTALDQWYLLTHVEHHGRAPEELTDDSHARRPAGEVSDRYHNTFECIPLDVSFRAPRRRPRARMAGLQTATVVGPASEEIHTDEHGRVKVQFHWDRQGKRDEKSSCFLRVVQAWAGLGWGFVFLPRIGMEVLVDFLEGDPDRPIVVGSVYNGKNTPPYPLPQHKTRSTIRTSSSKDSDGFNELRFEDAKDAEEIFLHAQKDFNEVVLNNHSTSVKANQTNSVDGSQTETVGGEQTMSVKGNRTKTVDKDETTTVHGKRTETVDKDETITITGARTEDVTGKEKLTLKAGRDATVNTLEKLTVTGKREETIGGNDTLEVTGDKSQHATKKFVMTGDVQLQAKQGECSITLEESITIEGTSKKVALHNSSGQMVIDGNKIEVTAVQELSLVCGAASIKLKSDGTVEVNGGKEVSLGAQQSTVKLEAAGAAISAPKLTSSAIGIHEITGALIKIN
- a CDS encoding RHS repeat-associated core domain-containing protein; translated protein: MTQRVSVGHPIDVVTGVLFHEMTDRVLRGRVNVSFGRRYSTAMLPESGGMLGPGWFSPYEMRIRRDLEGYRMLSREGESEYTFDDRQGVLAQGQAVRNPGAFMELRREEAQLVVTAWTPDGQSVVRYLFRDRTDGRWSPLVSVQDVTGEGVDVEHDARGRIVALRERRSRRAFHLAYDGTGRLAALHGDATRSAAPLVRYRYVDGRLTEVIDGAGFTSSYAYDSAGRMVREVTRTGAVWTFTFDIQGRCTQARGQDGFDEKTLEYLPAKRMTRVTDSRGATWSYEYSAAGQVERTTTPLGRVWASQFDDLGRQVSIAEPGGAVRAFEYDEASHFRAVTGPEGKSLYAFNAHHQLVRFTDAMGGAWQRKYTREARLEAIINPLGHQWTFSWDERGDLVQLDYPDGGRRRFTHDVNGDVLRESGVMSGPWTYTYGPLGELLDSLTPQGDMTRREYDARGLLVSVLHSDERRTRFEYDAGGLLLRAVRPDGSIFVYRRSGCSRRLTQFTHGAQVLRYQWSQEPSLLTEVINAAGESHSFEYDEDGRLSREVTADGREVLYAYDKGGNLSERTEAGRTTRFAHDLLGLPTQVIYADGATVDIAHDALGRLTRVADAQVELTYERDALGRKLVEKSNDFVVERTFDPMGRVLERKTSLGHDTRYDYDRDGRLAAMAVGGQRIQFKRDGIGRETSRVLPGGAQVRSAYDTQHRPIRKEVLLAGGSGTSVDRRSQYDTMGRPTRVTDNRWGTSEYSYDAAGWLTSFSDAEGREQYVRDGAGHLVRVETSEAAPPGRPTKTIPPHKDERELAAGGRLLAQDSLSYAYDTGGRVTQLTDRSSPTVQAAWRYTWDTRGRLESVTRPDGAVWRYTYDPFNRRLSKEGPQGQTRFHWDGDVLVHAQRDSELTTWDFLPNAHELVSQRDKGSTLFAVTDHLGVPRELVTEEGRVGWASKLGPFGTPRNEDAPLAECPLRYPGQWADAESGLSYNRHRYYAPWAAQYLSPDPLQLFDDPNGAYGYSTNPLQWTDPLGLINVTYDAYDTVRDRPGGVYAEISRSDIGTGSHATYTPTGFNNAHPDHHERGHLIGRQLGGDGTDCRNIAILTSGTNSPLMRDIETRIRNHIETTGNPVNLLVVPHYDGDSNIPTHLTYVAEDAVTKAILHEDPIPNGQHKKSYNGGACTH